The proteins below are encoded in one region of Stenotrophomonas bentonitica:
- a CDS encoding methyl-accepting chemotaxis protein, which yields MPTAAIQPPAAARTPETTSLLRSLGALAFAPRATRQASAALAQRNAELEAQVAALHRVQAVIEFDLEGTILQANANFLQTLGYTLEEIRGKHHSMFVDPEHVRSTTYREFWARLGRGEFDAGQYRRLGKGGREIWIQASYNPVFDSSGRPVKVVKFATDITAQQMQAADFAGQLAAINTSQAVIEFSLDGRILSANDNFLAALGYTLDEVRGKHHSMFAEPEYVRGDAYKQFWQKLGRGEFDAGQYRRLGKGGREVWIQASYNPIFDMNGKPFKVVKYATDITAQVRDAQALAAAVAQTRDVVSAAQTGDLSRRIDTADKTGQIAALCEGVNAMVETMGSMIGQIRVAADAVALGASEIAVGNSDLSQRTEQQAASLEETAVSLQGLTSTVRQSADNARQASQLAGGAVDVAAQGGRVVNDVVATMALINASSKRIVDIIGVIDGIAFQTNILALNAAVEAARAGEHGRGFAVVAAEIRSLSQRSAGAAKEIKQLIDDSVDRVGTGTAQVESAGRTMEEIVASVKRVDELIAQISVGAQQQSDGIVQINQAVEHIDQSTQQNAALVEEASAAARSMEEQATQLLQTVAAFRVDGAVAQALRHAAQSGSPGGAPGLRLV from the coding sequence ATGCCCACCGCAGCCATTCAGCCACCGGCGGCCGCACGCACTCCTGAAACCACGTCACTCCTGCGTTCCCTCGGGGCGCTGGCGTTCGCGCCCCGTGCAACCCGCCAGGCCAGCGCCGCGCTGGCGCAGCGCAACGCCGAGCTGGAAGCCCAGGTCGCTGCGCTGCACCGTGTGCAGGCGGTGATCGAGTTCGACCTCGAAGGCACCATCCTGCAGGCCAATGCCAACTTCCTGCAGACCCTGGGCTACACGCTCGAGGAGATCCGCGGCAAGCACCATTCGATGTTCGTCGACCCCGAGCATGTGCGCAGCACCACGTATCGCGAGTTCTGGGCGCGGCTGGGGCGCGGCGAATTCGACGCCGGGCAGTACCGTCGGCTGGGCAAGGGCGGGCGCGAGATCTGGATCCAGGCCTCGTACAACCCGGTGTTCGACAGCAGCGGACGCCCGGTGAAGGTGGTCAAGTTCGCCACAGACATCACCGCGCAGCAGATGCAGGCCGCCGACTTCGCCGGCCAGCTGGCCGCGATCAATACCTCGCAGGCGGTGATCGAGTTCAGCCTGGACGGCCGCATCCTCTCGGCCAACGACAACTTCCTGGCCGCGCTGGGCTACACGCTCGACGAAGTGCGCGGCAAGCATCATTCGATGTTCGCCGAGCCCGAGTATGTGCGCGGCGATGCCTACAAGCAGTTCTGGCAGAAGCTGGGGCGCGGCGAGTTCGACGCCGGCCAATACCGCCGTCTCGGCAAGGGTGGGCGTGAGGTGTGGATCCAGGCCTCGTACAACCCGATCTTCGACATGAACGGCAAGCCGTTCAAGGTGGTCAAGTACGCCACGGACATCACCGCGCAGGTGCGCGACGCGCAGGCGCTCGCCGCCGCCGTGGCGCAGACGCGTGACGTGGTGAGTGCCGCCCAGACCGGCGATCTCAGCCGCCGCATCGACACCGCCGACAAGACCGGCCAGATCGCGGCGCTGTGCGAAGGCGTCAACGCCATGGTCGAGACCATGGGCAGCATGATCGGCCAGATCCGTGTGGCCGCCGATGCCGTGGCACTGGGCGCCAGCGAAATCGCGGTAGGCAATAGTGACCTCTCGCAGCGTACCGAACAGCAGGCGGCGTCGTTGGAAGAAACCGCAGTCTCGCTGCAGGGTCTCACCAGCACCGTGCGGCAGAGCGCCGACAACGCGCGCCAGGCCAGCCAGCTGGCGGGTGGCGCGGTGGATGTCGCCGCGCAGGGTGGGCGCGTGGTCAACGACGTGGTCGCCACCATGGCGCTGATCAATGCTTCGTCCAAGCGCATCGTCGACATCATCGGCGTGATCGACGGCATCGCGTTCCAGACCAACATCCTGGCGTTGAACGCGGCGGTTGAAGCCGCGCGCGCCGGTGAACACGGGCGCGGGTTCGCCGTGGTCGCTGCTGAAATCCGCTCGCTGTCGCAGCGTTCGGCAGGCGCTGCCAAGGAGATCAAGCAGCTGATCGACGACTCGGTCGACCGCGTCGGCACCGGCACCGCGCAGGTGGAAAGTGCAGGGCGCACCATGGAAGAGATCGTGGCCAGCGTGAAGCGCGTGGACGAACTGATCGCGCAGATCAGTGTCGGCGCGCAGCAGCAGAGCGACGGCATCGTGCAGATCAATCAGGCAGTGGAGCACATCGACCAGAGCACGCAGCAGAATGCAGCGCTGGTGGAAGAAGCCTCGGCGGCCGCACGCAGCATGGAAGAGCAGGCGACCCAGCTGTTGCAGACGGT
- a CDS encoding AraC family transcriptional regulator, which yields MRVTGHGDGPWLLNVLELGEVTLLHGVDGAPVLYRGAPHEGRFGAYLSLPGSQTELDGQRVGDDGFTWLAPRVELQGFTRVPATFLAIDFTERVLLEQAAQIEALDVTGLYRTRNIVTTSAMVGHIAALVQRAFEVRDARPDAFVEAGPRLAFVAQLTSAVLQCHQRAAGEPGVAKRGRPPLPRREIVRRGVEHIQRSLRGEVAFSDIPFAVGASQRSLNRAFDDLFGMAPHHFYLIERLHAIRSALRTAKPGDTVTGICSRFGVWDLGRMAAQYARMFHLQPAQELARALGAKPTAGAAGTGRRR from the coding sequence ATGCGGGTTACCGGTCACGGCGATGGTCCCTGGTTGTTGAATGTGCTGGAGCTTGGCGAAGTAACCCTGCTGCATGGCGTCGATGGCGCGCCGGTGCTGTACCGTGGCGCGCCGCATGAAGGTCGCTTCGGCGCCTACCTGTCGCTGCCGGGAAGCCAGACCGAGCTGGACGGCCAGCGCGTGGGCGACGACGGCTTCACCTGGCTGGCGCCGCGGGTGGAGCTGCAGGGCTTCACCCGGGTCCCGGCCACCTTCCTGGCAATCGACTTCACCGAGCGCGTGCTGCTGGAGCAGGCGGCGCAGATCGAGGCGCTGGACGTAACCGGGCTGTACCGCACGCGGAACATCGTGACCACCAGCGCCATGGTGGGGCACATCGCTGCGCTGGTGCAGCGCGCATTCGAGGTGCGCGACGCGCGTCCCGATGCGTTTGTCGAAGCCGGTCCGCGCCTGGCCTTCGTGGCCCAGCTCACCTCCGCCGTGCTGCAGTGCCACCAGCGCGCGGCCGGTGAGCCGGGCGTGGCCAAGCGCGGGCGACCGCCGCTGCCGCGCCGCGAGATCGTCCGGCGTGGGGTCGAGCACATCCAGCGCAGCCTGCGCGGCGAGGTGGCGTTCTCGGACATCCCGTTCGCGGTCGGGGCGTCGCAGCGCTCGCTGAACCGGGCCTTCGATGACCTGTTCGGCATGGCACCGCACCACTTCTATCTGATCGAACGCCTGCATGCGATCCGCAGCGCGCTGCGTACGGCCAAACCCGGCGACACCGTCACCGGCATCTGTTCCCGCTTCGGCGTGTGGGACCTGGGCCGGATGGCGGCCCAGTACGCGCGCATGTTCCATCTGCAGCCGGCACAGGAGCTGGCGCGGGCGCTGGGCGCGAAACCTACCGCCGGCGCCGCCGGCACGGGGCGTCGACGCTGA
- a CDS encoding PAS domain-containing protein yields the protein MTDHQAEQGGPVQGDAASDGSAALARALREMTEQHRRLEMIIDGTAMGTWEWNCQTGQMWVNERWAQIVGYTREELAPITPETFFRLVHPDDLARSDALLREHLEGRSPHYDSLCRMRHKQGRWIWVQDRGRVYEWDGEGRPLRMAGAHADVSDLQNAREDAADMRQRLQALVDASDDVAVIATDPDGVVNLFNTGAQKLLGYHPDEVIGRVNPGLFHDVMEMQDFLRPLTDADGRAPTVFEALTAHAAHGTWSHQWTFVRKDGEHRQVQLSISPLDSGNGQRLGFVGMAVDITPLLEVREQAFVAAEKFAGAFNSAALGMALVSLEGRWLDVNDALCGILGYTRAELLDIDFQTLTHPDDLHADLSLVADLLAGRRDHYHMEKRYLGKGGNVVWGRLSVSLVRAPHGEPLHFVSQIQDVSAQRLSGQQLRDSEQRTRVTLDAVADMVLTLDLHGQIQYANAAATRALAGEGAQPLTGSQVQDVMELTTEYAPRSPLDLAVLMDPDSNAVDLHSDMLLSVGARLLPVDVTRAWLQDSTGQVSGAVWVIRDVTQQRARQREARHLAEVDPLTELSNRRGFEAHLQEAITRVARTGQSASLMFIDLDNFKPINDTHGHLAGDAMLWAVANVLRNGVRDSDVVARLGGDEFAVILAGCSLRRARRIASDLLESVRNLSVPWSVDRLVVGTSIGIAAISGGMSVDAAVAAADAQCYRAKALGKNNVQVEAPVHGGPDPLDMGDGDLDIESNEGGPG from the coding sequence ATGACAGATCACCAGGCGGAGCAGGGCGGTCCGGTCCAGGGCGATGCAGCCAGCGATGGCAGCGCCGCGCTGGCGCGTGCGTTGCGTGAGATGACCGAGCAGCACCGCCGCCTGGAAATGATCATCGACGGCACCGCGATGGGCACCTGGGAGTGGAACTGCCAGACCGGCCAGATGTGGGTCAACGAGCGCTGGGCGCAGATCGTGGGTTACACCCGCGAGGAACTGGCGCCGATCACCCCGGAGACCTTCTTCCGCCTGGTCCACCCCGACGACCTTGCGCGCTCGGACGCGTTGCTGCGCGAGCACCTGGAAGGGCGCTCGCCGCACTACGACAGCCTGTGCCGGATGCGCCACAAGCAGGGCCGCTGGATCTGGGTGCAGGACCGCGGCCGCGTCTACGAATGGGATGGGGAGGGTCGGCCGCTGCGGATGGCCGGTGCGCACGCGGATGTCAGCGACCTGCAGAACGCCCGCGAAGACGCCGCCGACATGCGCCAGCGCCTGCAGGCGCTGGTCGATGCCTCGGACGACGTGGCGGTGATCGCCACCGACCCCGACGGCGTGGTGAACCTCTTCAACACCGGCGCGCAGAAGCTGTTGGGCTATCACCCCGATGAGGTGATCGGCCGGGTCAACCCGGGCCTGTTCCATGACGTGATGGAAATGCAGGACTTCCTGCGCCCGCTGACCGATGCCGACGGCCGCGCGCCGACCGTGTTCGAGGCGCTGACCGCGCACGCCGCGCATGGCACGTGGTCGCACCAGTGGACCTTCGTGCGCAAGGACGGCGAGCATCGCCAGGTGCAGCTGTCGATCAGCCCGCTGGATTCGGGCAACGGCCAGCGGCTCGGCTTTGTCGGCATGGCGGTGGACATCACGCCGCTGCTGGAAGTGCGCGAGCAGGCCTTCGTGGCCGCGGAAAAATTCGCCGGTGCATTCAACTCCGCCGCGCTGGGCATGGCGCTGGTGTCGCTGGAAGGCCGCTGGCTGGATGTGAACGATGCGCTGTGCGGGATTCTGGGTTACACCCGCGCCGAGCTGCTCGACATCGACTTCCAGACCCTGACCCATCCCGACGACCTGCATGCGGATTTGTCGCTGGTCGCCGACCTGCTGGCCGGTCGGCGCGACCATTACCACATGGAAAAGCGCTACCTGGGCAAGGGTGGCAACGTGGTCTGGGGGCGCCTGTCGGTGTCGCTGGTGCGTGCGCCGCACGGCGAGCCGCTGCATTTCGTTTCGCAGATCCAGGACGTGAGCGCGCAACGGCTCAGCGGCCAGCAGCTGCGCGACTCCGAACAGCGCACCCGGGTCACGCTCGATGCGGTGGCCGACATGGTGCTGACCCTGGACCTGCACGGGCAGATCCAGTACGCCAATGCCGCCGCCACCCGCGCGCTGGCCGGCGAGGGCGCCCAGCCGCTGACCGGCAGCCAGGTCCAGGACGTGATGGAGCTGACCACCGAGTACGCGCCGCGTTCGCCGCTGGACCTGGCGGTGTTGATGGACCCGGACAGCAATGCGGTGGACCTGCACTCGGACATGCTGCTTTCGGTCGGCGCGCGCCTGCTGCCCGTCGACGTGACCCGCGCATGGCTGCAGGACAGCACTGGACAGGTCAGTGGCGCGGTGTGGGTGATCCGCGATGTGACCCAGCAGCGCGCCCGCCAGCGCGAAGCGCGGCACCTGGCCGAGGTGGACCCGCTGACCGAACTGAGCAACCGGCGCGGTTTCGAGGCGCACCTGCAGGAGGCGATCACGCGGGTTGCCCGTACCGGGCAGTCGGCCTCGCTGATGTTCATCGACCTGGACAACTTCAAACCGATCAACGACACCCATGGCCACCTGGCCGGCGACGCGATGCTGTGGGCGGTGGCCAACGTGCTGCGCAACGGCGTGCGCGACTCCGACGTGGTGGCGCGGTTGGGTGGCGACGAATTCGCGGTGATCCTGGCTGGCTGCTCGCTGCGGCGCGCACGACGGATCGCCAGCGACCTGCTCGAATCGGTGCGCAACCTGAGCGTGCCGTGGAGCGTGGACCGGCTGGTGGTGGGCACCAGCATCGGCATCGCCGCGATCAGCGGCGGCATGAGCGTGGATGCGGCAGTGGCTGCAGCTGACGCGCAGTGTTACCGGGCCAAGGCCCTGGGCAAGAACAACGTGCAGGTGGAAGCGCCGGTGCACGGCGGTCCGGATCCGCTGGACATGGGCGACGGCGATCTGGATATCGAGAGTAACGAAGGCGGCCCGGGCTGA
- a CDS encoding Tex family protein — protein MPDLKLAQQIAHTIAVEIGAQTAQAQAAIALLDEGASVPFIARYRKEVTGGLDDTQLRNLETRLTYLRELEDRRAAVLASIDEQGKLSDELRNDILGADTKSRLEDLYLPYKPKRRTRAQIAREAGLEPLADGLLADPGLDPQVFAAGFVDAEKGVADAKAALEGARAILMERWGEDAALVGELRAWLGDTGVIRARVAEGKEEQGAKYRDYFEHAESLAKIPSHRLLALFRARREDILFLELDPGSDAEAGHVYAEGRVAFKAGIRDAGRPGDRWLLDACRLTWRAKLHMHLLLDLFNQAREKAEAEAIGVFGDNLKDLLLAAPAGPKTVLGLDPGIRTGCKIAVVDATGKLVATDTIYPHEPRRQWDQSLATIRQLCMKHNVELIAIGNGTASRETDKLAGEVIQALGEAKLQKIVVSEAGASVYSASEFAAKEFPDLDVSIRGAVSIARRLQDPLAELVKIEPKAIGVGQYQHDVDQYRLARALDARVEDCVNAVGVHVNTASAALLSRVSGLSSTVAENIVRHRDENGPFKRRKDLLKVPRLGDKTFEQCAGFLRIADGDQPLDASSVHPEAYPVVERIVAATERPIKALIGDGSFLRGLKAEQFTDATFGVPTVRDILKELEKPGRDPRPEFKAARFAEGVEEIKDLKPGMILEGVVSNVAAFGAFVDIGVHQDGLIHISALSDTYVKDPRDVVKAGDIVKVKVLEVDVARKRIALTRRLDDTPAPAKAPGERDARPAGAGRRDGGGGRPGGGRGAPTGPRPGSAAPPANNALAEAFAKAKRGG, from the coding sequence ATGCCAGACCTCAAGCTCGCCCAGCAGATCGCCCATACCATCGCCGTTGAAATCGGTGCCCAGACGGCGCAGGCGCAGGCCGCCATCGCGCTGCTCGACGAGGGCGCCAGCGTTCCGTTCATCGCGCGCTACCGCAAGGAAGTCACCGGCGGGCTGGACGACACCCAGCTGCGCAACCTGGAAACCCGCCTGACCTACCTGCGCGAGCTGGAAGACCGCCGCGCGGCCGTGCTGGCGAGCATCGACGAGCAGGGCAAGCTCAGCGACGAACTGCGCAACGACATTCTGGGCGCCGACACCAAGTCGCGCCTGGAAGACCTGTACCTGCCGTACAAGCCCAAGCGCCGCACCCGCGCCCAGATCGCCCGCGAGGCCGGCCTGGAGCCGCTGGCCGATGGCCTGCTGGCCGACCCGGGGCTCGACCCGCAGGTATTCGCGGCCGGGTTCGTCGACGCCGAGAAGGGCGTGGCCGATGCCAAGGCCGCGCTGGAAGGCGCCCGCGCGATCCTGATGGAGCGCTGGGGCGAAGACGCCGCGCTGGTCGGCGAGCTGCGCGCCTGGCTGGGCGACACCGGCGTGATCCGTGCGCGCGTGGCCGAAGGCAAGGAAGAGCAGGGCGCCAAGTACCGCGATTATTTCGAACATGCCGAGTCGCTGGCGAAGATTCCCTCGCACCGCCTGCTGGCGCTGTTCCGCGCACGCCGCGAAGACATCCTGTTCCTGGAACTGGACCCGGGCAGCGACGCCGAAGCCGGGCACGTGTATGCCGAAGGCCGCGTGGCATTCAAGGCCGGCATCCGCGATGCCGGGCGCCCGGGCGACCGCTGGCTGCTCGACGCCTGCCGCCTGACCTGGCGCGCCAAGCTGCACATGCACCTGCTGCTGGACCTGTTCAACCAGGCCCGCGAAAAGGCCGAGGCCGAGGCCATCGGCGTGTTTGGCGACAACCTCAAGGACCTGCTGCTGGCTGCGCCGGCCGGCCCGAAGACCGTGCTCGGCCTGGACCCGGGTATCCGCACCGGTTGCAAGATCGCCGTGGTCGACGCCACCGGAAAGCTGGTCGCCACCGACACCATCTACCCGCACGAACCGCGCCGCCAGTGGGACCAGTCGCTGGCCACCATCCGCCAGCTGTGCATGAAGCACAACGTGGAACTGATCGCGATCGGCAACGGTACCGCCAGCCGCGAAACCGACAAGCTGGCAGGTGAAGTGATCCAGGCGCTGGGCGAGGCCAAGCTGCAGAAGATCGTAGTCAGCGAAGCCGGCGCTTCGGTGTACTCGGCGTCCGAGTTCGCGGCGAAAGAGTTCCCGGACCTGGACGTCTCGATCCGCGGCGCGGTGTCGATCGCGCGGCGCCTGCAGGACCCGCTGGCCGAACTGGTCAAGATCGAACCCAAGGCCATCGGCGTGGGCCAGTACCAGCACGACGTCGACCAGTACCGGCTGGCGCGCGCGCTGGACGCGCGGGTGGAAGACTGCGTCAACGCGGTCGGCGTGCACGTCAACACCGCCTCGGCCGCGCTGCTCTCGCGCGTGTCGGGCCTGTCCTCGACCGTGGCCGAGAACATCGTCCGCCACCGTGACGAGAACGGTCCGTTCAAGCGCCGCAAGGACCTGCTCAAGGTGCCGCGCCTGGGCGACAAGACCTTCGAACAGTGCGCCGGCTTCCTGCGCATCGCCGACGGCGACCAGCCGCTGGATGCGTCCTCGGTGCACCCCGAAGCCTACCCGGTGGTGGAGCGGATCGTGGCCGCCACCGAACGCCCGATCAAGGCGCTGATCGGCGACGGCAGCTTCCTGCGCGGGCTGAAGGCCGAACAGTTCACCGACGCCACCTTCGGCGTGCCGACCGTGCGCGACATCCTCAAGGAACTGGAGAAGCCGGGCCGCGACCCGCGCCCGGAATTCAAGGCCGCGCGCTTTGCCGAAGGCGTGGAGGAGATCAAGGACCTCAAGCCCGGCATGATCCTGGAAGGCGTGGTCAGCAACGTGGCCGCATTCGGCGCGTTCGTCGACATCGGCGTGCACCAGGACGGCCTTATCCATATCTCGGCGCTCTCCGACACCTACGTCAAGGACCCGCGCGACGTGGTCAAGGCCGGCGACATCGTCAAGGTCAAGGTGCTGGAGGTGGACGTGGCGCGCAAGCGCATCGCCCTGACCCGGCGCCTGGACGACACCCCGGCCCCGGCCAAGGCCCCCGGCGAGCGCGACGCGCGCCCGGCCGGTGCAGGCCGGCGCGACGGTGGTGGCGGTCGTCCGGGTGGCGGCCGTGGTGCCCCGACCGGCCCGCGCCCGGGCAGCGCCGCGCCGCCGGCCAACAATGCGCTGGCCGAGGCCTTCGCCAAGGCCAAGCGCGGCGGCTGA